The Pseudoalteromonas translucida KMM 520 genome has a window encoding:
- the yrfG gene encoding GMP/IMP nucleotidase — protein MLNWSKIDTVLLDMDGTLLDLHYDSHFWLNVIPQQHALAKNISFEAAQADILKRYQAVSGKIQWYCSDYWEQQLNLPIMELKRQSKHLIKVRDDVPYFLTELKKAGKELILLTNAHPECVMLKFEQTAIDNYLDGVVSTHEYGVSKEQQSLWQQVQSDLGFNKSRTLFVDDSVPVLNAARQYGIEHLLAVANPDSQQPHNDIADYLNVTDYRKLI, from the coding sequence ATGCTAAATTGGTCAAAAATCGATACAGTTTTACTCGATATGGATGGAACATTACTCGATTTACATTACGATAGCCATTTTTGGCTTAACGTTATTCCACAACAGCACGCATTAGCAAAAAATATTAGCTTTGAAGCAGCGCAAGCTGATATTTTAAAACGCTACCAAGCCGTTAGCGGAAAAATACAATGGTACTGCTCAGATTATTGGGAGCAACAGTTAAACCTACCTATTATGGAACTAAAGCGACAGTCTAAGCACTTAATAAAAGTGCGCGACGATGTGCCGTACTTTTTAACTGAACTTAAAAAAGCAGGTAAAGAGTTAATTTTACTTACTAACGCCCACCCTGAGTGTGTAATGCTTAAATTTGAGCAAACTGCAATTGATAACTACTTAGATGGTGTCGTATCAACTCATGAATATGGGGTAAGTAAAGAGCAACAAAGCTTATGGCAACAGGTGCAAAGTGACTTAGGATTTAACAAAAGCCGTACGCTTTTTGTTGATGATAGTGTTCCTGTACTCAACGCTGCACGCCAATACGGTATTGAACACTTGCTTGCGGTTGCAAACCCAGACAGCCAACAACCACATAACGATATAGCCGATTACTTAAATGTTACCGACTATCGCAAGCTAATTTAA
- the nudE gene encoding ADP compounds hydrolase NudE has translation MTQKKHPIPPQILSNKVVAKSRLFTVESLELKFSNNEERQYERIRGGGRGAVMIVPLTKDNELLLVREYCAGTNDYQLGFPKGLIDPGETPEQAANRELKEEVGFGADYLKRLKAVSIAPSHFNTTMHIMVAKQLYSQTLPGDEPEPLVVVKWPLTDWQSLLTQDDFTEARSVAALLLLDQYLASGVIDE, from the coding sequence ATGACACAGAAAAAGCACCCAATACCACCGCAAATCCTCAGTAATAAAGTTGTAGCTAAAAGTCGCTTATTTACCGTGGAATCTTTAGAACTTAAATTCTCTAATAACGAAGAACGTCAATATGAGCGAATTCGTGGCGGCGGGCGAGGTGCAGTAATGATTGTGCCGTTAACTAAAGATAACGAATTACTACTGGTGCGAGAATATTGCGCTGGCACTAACGACTATCAACTGGGTTTTCCTAAAGGGTTAATTGATCCAGGTGAAACACCAGAGCAAGCCGCTAATCGCGAACTTAAAGAAGAAGTTGGTTTTGGTGCAGATTACCTAAAACGATTAAAAGCGGTATCTATAGCGCCGAGTCATTTTAATACCACCATGCACATTATGGTCGCTAAACAATTGTATTCACAAACATTGCCCGGTGATGAGCCAGAGCCACTGGTTGTTGTTAAGTGGCCATTAACCGATTGGCAGTCATTATTAACACAAGACGATTTTACCGAAGCACGCAGTGTAGCTGCTTTATTATTATTAGATCAGTATTTAGCATCAGGAGTCATTGATGAATAA
- the cysQ gene encoding 3'(2'),5'-bisphosphate nucleotidase CysQ, whose protein sequence is MNKLLEPCILLAERAGDAIMAIYKHGDIGKEQKLDNTPVTKADLAANDVLVAGLEALAPNIPIMSEETPIPALADRQHWQRYWLLDPMDGTGEFILESGDFAVNIALIENNQPVLGVIHWPTKGVTYFASADNGAFKRKNGSDKQIFVASPDNLTVAVSRRQKIEAVSQYLNAQFTTVALGSCSLKACIVAEGKADCFLRIGPTGEWDTGASQIIVEQAGGSITDAEFNPLTYNQRESTENPDFIVMGHPDWEWQKMINPH, encoded by the coding sequence ATGAATAAATTACTAGAGCCTTGTATATTATTGGCTGAGCGTGCTGGTGATGCCATTATGGCTATTTATAAACATGGCGATATTGGCAAAGAGCAAAAGCTAGACAACACACCTGTTACTAAAGCTGATCTTGCTGCTAATGACGTGCTTGTGGCTGGTTTAGAGGCGTTAGCACCCAATATTCCTATTATGTCAGAAGAAACACCAATCCCAGCATTAGCCGACAGGCAGCATTGGCAACGTTATTGGTTGCTTGATCCTATGGATGGTACCGGAGAATTTATTTTAGAAAGTGGCGACTTTGCGGTAAATATAGCACTCATTGAAAATAACCAACCTGTGCTGGGAGTTATTCATTGGCCAACAAAAGGGGTAACCTATTTTGCGAGCGCCGATAATGGGGCATTTAAGCGTAAAAATGGTAGCGACAAGCAAATATTTGTAGCCTCACCCGATAACTTAACGGTTGCTGTGAGCCGCCGTCAAAAAATTGAAGCAGTGAGCCAATACCTTAACGCCCAATTTACTACTGTTGCTTTAGGGTCATGCTCTTTAAAAGCATGTATTGTTGCAGAGGGAAAGGCCGACTGTTTTTTAAGAATAGGCCCCACTGGTGAGTGGGATACGGGCGCATCACAAATTATAGTTGAGCAAGCTGGCGGCAGTATTACCGATGCAGAGTTTAACCCACTAACTTATAATCAGCGTGAAAGTACTGAAAACCCAGACTTCATTGTAATGGGACACCCTGATTGGGAGTGGCAAAAAATGATTAATCCACACTAA
- a CDS encoding trimeric intracellular cation channel family protein has product MTELYHWFDLIGVAVFAISGTLVAYEKKMDGFGVVVLATVTAIGGGTVRDVILNVPVFWLHDQSYFAAILAAILLTTRLINKQRTIPHYNLQIADAFGLAFFAVMGTQKALLAGMPDMTAVIMGVITGCFGGLIRDVLAREIPMLLKGELYATTCIAGGIVYTLCINFSLIVEVAMILSMLMTLLLRFAAIKWGIVLHVFKYPD; this is encoded by the coding sequence ATGACAGAACTTTACCACTGGTTTGATTTAATAGGTGTTGCAGTATTTGCCATATCGGGCACCTTGGTAGCGTATGAAAAGAAGATGGATGGCTTTGGTGTTGTTGTACTTGCTACCGTAACCGCTATTGGCGGAGGAACTGTTCGCGATGTGATATTAAATGTTCCGGTATTTTGGCTGCACGACCAAAGTTATTTTGCTGCAATTTTAGCTGCAATACTACTAACAACGCGGCTAATAAATAAGCAAAGAACCATACCCCACTATAATTTACAAATTGCCGATGCGTTTGGTTTAGCTTTTTTTGCTGTAATGGGCACGCAAAAAGCATTGCTCGCCGGTATGCCAGATATGACAGCAGTGATTATGGGGGTTATTACCGGATGTTTTGGTGGCCTAATTCGTGATGTACTTGCCCGGGAGATCCCCATGTTGTTAAAGGGCGAGCTTTATGCAACCACCTGTATAGCGGGGGGAATAGTGTACACCTTGTGTATTAACTTTTCGCTTATCGTTGAAGTTGCGATGATTTTGAGTATGTTGATGACTCTGTTACTGCGTTTTGCTGCCATAAAATGGGGTATTGTATTACACGTTTTTAAATATCCCGACTAA
- a CDS encoding YifB family Mg chelatase-like AAA ATPase yields MSLARIYSRAQVGINAPEVIVEVHLGNGLPAFHIVGLPEASVKESKDRVRSALENSKFGFPDQRITVNLAPADLPKDGGRFDLAIAVGILVASGQIVCSDIHKYEFYGELALNGEIRGVNAILPSVLAAKEQDRCCFLPLANDSLASLVNGVKRKAVSSIAEVWGDLLNQQPLPLNIQYPDCTQAPDFLLDLSDVKGQPGAKRVLEIAAAGGHNLLFLGPPGTGKSMLAQRMATIMPTMSDDEAIATAALYSIIGQSIDLTNWRQRPFRNPHHTCSAVALVGGSSNPKPGEISLAHNGVLFLDELPEFERKVLDSLREPMETGTVTISRAARQMEFPAQFQLITALNPSPTGCHNDKRATPDQVMRYLSRVSGPFIDRIDLQIELPRLTSVELQSSKPEETSAIVRARVEAAYYLQLKRQGKVNARLNNKEMSIHCDLASTELQFLARASEKLALSPRSYHRIIKVARTISDLKGAERISLDELKEALNYRAFERLLAQLTKY; encoded by the coding sequence ATGTCGTTAGCTCGCATATATTCTCGTGCTCAGGTGGGCATAAATGCCCCCGAAGTGATTGTTGAGGTGCATTTAGGTAATGGTTTGCCTGCTTTTCATATTGTAGGTTTGCCCGAGGCCTCGGTAAAAGAATCTAAAGACAGAGTGCGTAGCGCACTTGAAAATTCTAAGTTTGGTTTTCCCGATCAACGTATTACTGTTAATTTAGCCCCTGCCGATTTACCAAAAGACGGTGGCCGATTCGATCTTGCTATTGCCGTAGGTATTTTAGTCGCCTCAGGGCAAATAGTGTGCTCTGACATTCATAAATATGAGTTTTACGGGGAGCTGGCACTTAACGGTGAAATACGTGGCGTAAATGCTATTTTGCCCTCGGTGCTTGCTGCTAAAGAGCAGGACCGCTGCTGTTTTTTACCACTGGCAAATGATAGCTTAGCTAGTTTAGTTAACGGGGTTAAACGCAAAGCCGTAAGCTCTATTGCAGAAGTGTGGGGCGATTTACTTAATCAGCAACCACTACCGTTAAATATACAATACCCAGATTGCACGCAAGCTCCTGATTTTTTGCTCGATTTAAGTGATGTGAAAGGCCAGCCTGGGGCAAAACGAGTACTCGAAATTGCCGCTGCAGGAGGCCATAACTTACTGTTTTTGGGCCCCCCTGGTACGGGTAAGTCAATGCTGGCTCAACGTATGGCGACCATTATGCCGACCATGTCAGATGATGAAGCAATTGCTACTGCAGCGCTTTATTCTATTATTGGCCAGTCGATTGATTTAACTAATTGGCGACAACGGCCATTTCGTAACCCTCACCATACCTGCTCTGCCGTTGCATTAGTCGGTGGCTCGTCAAACCCTAAACCAGGGGAAATTTCATTGGCGCATAATGGCGTGCTTTTTTTAGATGAGTTGCCAGAATTCGAACGTAAAGTGCTTGATTCGCTGCGTGAACCTATGGAAACTGGTACTGTCACTATTTCGCGTGCGGCAAGACAAATGGAGTTTCCGGCGCAGTTTCAGCTTATTACGGCGCTAAATCCTAGCCCTACAGGTTGTCACAATGATAAGCGGGCAACGCCTGATCAAGTAATGCGTTATTTGTCGCGTGTTTCGGGGCCGTTTATTGACCGTATTGACTTACAAATTGAATTACCAAGGCTAACGAGTGTTGAGTTGCAAAGTAGCAAACCGGAAGAAACCAGTGCAATAGTAAGAGCGCGAGTAGAGGCTGCTTATTATTTGCAGTTAAAACGCCAAGGTAAAGTGAATGCGCGATTAAACAATAAAGAAATGAGTATACATTGTGATCTCGCTTCTACTGAGTTGCAGTTTTTAGCCAGAGCGAGTGAAAAGCTGGCATTATCGCCACGCTCATACCATAGAATAATTAAAGTAGCGCGTACTATTAGTGATTTAAAAGGGGCGGAGCGTATTAGCTTAGATGAGTTAAAAGAAGCACTTAACTACCGCGCCTTTGAGCGCTTACTAGCGCAATTAACTAAGTACTAA
- a CDS encoding response regulator transcription factor: protein MTIHVLLVEDDELLVKRIQNHFTNTEFTIEVDPTGADALSTIRSRVNVRGAFSLAIIDIVLPKRDGLQLAKELNTLTDIGVILLSSRDSQADRIAGLAQGADDYICKPVDLLELELRMRALYKRIAHLNSENDKNDDNGEEFIEYADFKLHPDNRTLITATGAESRLTEAEHKVLICLIGNAGKATSREKISEEIGQPDWSPNDRTVDVLVGRLRKKLNDEKDQKRIVTVRGKGYMLSI, encoded by the coding sequence ATGACTATTCATGTTTTATTGGTTGAGGACGACGAATTACTCGTTAAACGCATCCAAAATCATTTTACAAATACCGAGTTTACAATCGAAGTTGACCCCACTGGCGCCGATGCACTGAGCACTATAAGGTCGCGTGTTAATGTGCGCGGTGCTTTTTCATTGGCCATTATTGATATTGTTTTACCAAAGCGCGACGGCTTACAACTTGCTAAAGAGTTAAACACCCTTACCGATATTGGCGTAATTTTATTATCGAGTCGTGATTCACAAGCAGATCGCATTGCAGGCCTTGCCCAAGGCGCAGACGACTACATATGCAAACCCGTAGACTTACTTGAGCTAGAACTGCGCATGCGTGCTTTATATAAACGCATTGCACACTTAAATTCAGAAAATGATAAAAACGATGATAACGGCGAAGAGTTTATAGAATATGCCGACTTTAAATTACACCCCGACAACCGCACATTAATTACAGCTACAGGTGCTGAATCGCGCTTAACCGAAGCGGAACATAAAGTACTTATTTGTTTAATTGGTAACGCAGGTAAAGCAACTTCTCGCGAAAAAATATCTGAAGAAATAGGCCAGCCTGATTGGAGCCCAAACGATCGCACTGTAGATGTGTTAGTTGGCCGTTTGCGTAAAAAATTAAATGATGAAAAAGATCAAAAACGCATAGTTACCGTACGCGGTAAAGGTTATATGCTCTCTATTTAG
- a CDS encoding alpha/beta hydrolase family protein produces the protein MKLNALWRHSNKLFKHSFALFTLSSLSFATLAAPLDKSKIQFIGPLAENMQLKPFQTAQSDTIISNLLPQLQLPIANFSVFDKKHSWQPFNKINALTLGGLQALKFNIETTRFSQGTLTLKGIEQGQLFINGELQKAENSSYKLALNNGSHTAIIVAQQVANWHDVTLDFAPKTPSDNITLSTSQTKRLSAKQLFDAPTISGLSLAPNSEHYITTTRRFNDKTLNQANNITELKNTDNQTLYRFEAEQPSNLIWSPDNRFLVYLLNGELKQLNRKNLSIKTLSTRLEGASGFTFYNEHSVIFSWSNPASDKRNDKLTKHYKGLQDRWSYARSVSQVYMLDTQSGLIKTLSQGPLSHSFEDFNNKRGKLLMSRPVVAMQASTHPETELVELDLKSNKLTSLGKFKTFNQAKYANKDVYVVAGPDFKNGAGRALPKEMLANNYDGQLYLLTDGGKNVKALSKQFDPAIGSLSVLNNGDALLKVTEHDTQPLYLFDLSKQRFKKLNIGLDIVEQFSYSNERNIEILLSGTTASSPQQLKRFNISKNTAKIVWDSKPLSYANTQIPTLEEFNFTNKNGVEISGRVYIPNNLDKTKKHPALVYYYGGTSPVTRGFTGRYPFNLWAANGYVVYVIQPTGATGFGQKFSAQHVNAWGNYTSDDIIAGTQAFLNKYNYVDSEKVGNLGASYGGFMTMHLATKTDLFSASISHAGISNLTSYWGEGWWGYLYSGEASKNSFPWNNPELYSKHSPVFSADKVTTPMLLIHGDSDTNVPVGESLTMYTALKLLNKDVELIEYKGANHQIIARDKRFDWWNTMLAYFDKKLKNEPQWWDYLYPND, from the coding sequence ATGAAACTTAACGCACTTTGGCGTCATAGTAATAAACTATTTAAACACTCCTTTGCCCTTTTTACCCTTAGCAGCTTAAGTTTTGCTACGCTTGCAGCGCCGCTTGATAAATCTAAAATTCAATTTATTGGGCCACTGGCTGAAAACATGCAATTAAAGCCTTTTCAAACGGCCCAAAGCGATACCATAATTAGTAACTTATTACCCCAGCTACAACTCCCCATAGCTAACTTTTCGGTGTTTGACAAAAAACACAGCTGGCAGCCATTTAATAAAATAAATGCACTCACTTTAGGCGGCTTACAGGCACTTAAGTTTAATATAGAAACCACGCGTTTTAGCCAAGGTACGTTAACCTTAAAAGGCATTGAACAAGGACAATTGTTTATAAATGGCGAATTGCAAAAGGCAGAAAACAGCAGCTACAAACTCGCCTTAAATAATGGTAGTCATACTGCTATTATTGTTGCGCAACAAGTTGCAAATTGGCACGATGTAACACTCGACTTTGCACCAAAAACACCGAGCGATAACATTACCCTTAGCACTTCACAAACTAAGCGTTTATCGGCAAAGCAGTTATTTGATGCCCCCACTATTAGCGGCTTATCATTAGCACCAAACTCAGAGCACTATATTACGACAACGCGCCGCTTTAATGATAAAACTCTAAATCAAGCAAACAATATTACTGAGCTTAAAAACACCGACAATCAAACGCTGTATCGCTTTGAGGCAGAACAACCAAGCAACCTTATTTGGAGCCCAGACAATCGCTTTTTAGTGTATTTACTAAACGGTGAATTAAAACAACTCAACCGTAAAAACTTATCAATAAAAACCCTCTCTACTCGCTTAGAAGGCGCTAGCGGTTTTACCTTTTATAACGAGCACAGTGTAATATTTAGTTGGTCTAACCCTGCATCAGACAAGCGTAATGACAAGCTTACAAAGCATTATAAAGGGTTACAAGATCGCTGGTCATACGCACGCTCAGTAAGCCAAGTTTATATGCTTGATACACAAAGTGGTTTAATAAAAACACTCAGCCAAGGGCCGCTTTCGCATAGCTTTGAAGACTTTAACAATAAGCGCGGTAAACTATTAATGAGCCGCCCTGTAGTCGCTATGCAAGCGTCAACTCATCCAGAAACAGAACTAGTAGAGCTTGATTTAAAATCAAATAAGCTTACTTCTTTGGGTAAATTTAAAACTTTTAATCAGGCCAAATACGCCAATAAAGATGTGTATGTTGTTGCAGGTCCCGACTTTAAAAATGGGGCAGGTAGAGCATTGCCAAAAGAAATGCTAGCGAATAACTACGACGGTCAACTTTACCTGCTTACAGACGGCGGAAAAAACGTTAAAGCACTCAGTAAACAGTTTGATCCGGCAATTGGAAGCCTGAGTGTATTAAACAATGGCGACGCATTACTAAAGGTTACTGAGCACGACACCCAACCGCTTTACCTATTTGATTTAAGTAAGCAGCGCTTTAAAAAATTAAATATCGGTTTAGATATTGTTGAGCAGTTTAGCTACTCAAACGAGCGCAACATTGAAATATTACTCAGTGGCACCACGGCTTCTAGTCCACAACAATTAAAGCGGTTTAATATAAGTAAAAACACCGCTAAAATAGTCTGGGATTCAAAGCCACTTAGCTATGCAAATACACAAATTCCAACACTCGAAGAATTTAATTTCACTAATAAAAATGGCGTTGAAATTTCAGGGCGTGTTTACATCCCAAATAACCTTGATAAAACTAAAAAACACCCAGCGCTGGTTTATTACTATGGTGGTACATCGCCAGTGACACGAGGCTTTACTGGGCGTTATCCGTTTAATTTATGGGCGGCAAACGGATATGTGGTTTATGTAATACAGCCAACAGGCGCTACCGGCTTTGGGCAAAAATTTTCGGCGCAGCACGTTAATGCGTGGGGCAACTACACCAGCGACGATATAATTGCAGGCACGCAGGCATTTTTGAATAAATACAACTATGTAGATAGCGAAAAGGTAGGCAACTTAGGTGCCTCTTACGGTGGCTTTATGACTATGCATTTAGCAACTAAAACCGACTTATTTAGCGCATCGATTTCTCATGCTGGCATTTCTAACCTCACATCTTATTGGGGCGAAGGATGGTGGGGCTATTTATATTCTGGCGAAGCGTCTAAAAACAGCTTTCCGTGGAATAACCCCGAGCTTTATAGTAAACATAGCCCAGTGTTTAGTGCCGATAAAGTAACCACGCCTATGCTACTTATTCATGGTGACAGTGATACAAACGTACCCGTTGGTGAAAGCTTAACTATGTACACCGCACTTAAATTACTTAATAAAGATGTAGAGTTAATAGAATATAAAGGTGCGAACCATCAAATTATTGCCCGCGACAAACGCTTTGATTGGTGGAATACCATGCTAGCTTATTTTGATAAAAAACTAAAAAATGAGCCCCAATGGTGGGATTACCTTTACCCTAACGACTAA
- a CDS encoding hemolysin family protein, which yields MTLLIIYMVVAIVISFLCSVMEAVLLSISPSYVALLRKKQPVLAKQLEKLKNNIDQPLAAILTLNTVAHTAGAAGVGAQAAIVFSDAAVGVASAVMTLFVLVFSEIIPKTLGANYWRVLTPSVTYGLRFLVILLKPFVWLAQKLTNLMGPKHDQAYYIRQEIEAMADIGTESGALHQDESEIIRNLLHFRHAKLCDLMTPRTVIFKVHKDLTVNEYLNLHGSSSFSRILVFDKDTDDIIGFVHKNDIMLACHRLGSDYKISKLVKPIYTVPSSQNVSSLLQTLLTDRTHICLVVDEYGDVQGIVTLEDMIEALMGLEIVDERDQSTNMRAVAKQRWHKRLANSKNLVTEEDKHPREDN from the coding sequence ATGACATTACTGATAATTTATATGGTTGTTGCCATTGTTATTTCATTTTTATGCTCAGTAATGGAAGCCGTGCTGTTAAGTATTTCACCTAGTTATGTTGCATTGCTGCGTAAAAAACAGCCTGTATTAGCTAAGCAGCTCGAAAAACTAAAAAATAATATTGATCAGCCATTAGCGGCTATTTTAACGCTTAATACGGTGGCGCATACCGCCGGAGCGGCTGGAGTTGGCGCGCAAGCAGCCATTGTATTTTCGGATGCTGCAGTAGGGGTTGCCTCTGCAGTGATGACTTTATTTGTGCTGGTGTTTTCTGAAATCATACCTAAAACGTTAGGGGCAAACTATTGGCGAGTACTTACCCCAAGTGTGACTTACGGTTTACGCTTTTTAGTTATATTGCTTAAGCCTTTTGTATGGCTTGCACAAAAGCTGACAAATTTAATGGGGCCAAAGCACGACCAAGCCTATTATATTCGCCAAGAAATAGAAGCCATGGCCGATATAGGCACCGAGTCGGGGGCGCTGCATCAAGATGAGTCTGAAATAATTCGTAACTTATTACATTTTAGACATGCCAAATTATGCGACTTAATGACCCCACGTACAGTTATTTTTAAAGTTCATAAAGACTTAACCGTAAACGAATACTTGAACTTGCATGGTTCGTCGTCGTTTTCTCGAATATTAGTGTTTGATAAAGACACTGACGATATTATCGGTTTTGTGCATAAAAACGATATTATGTTGGCATGTCATCGCTTAGGCAGCGATTACAAAATTAGTAAACTAGTAAAGCCAATTTATACGGTTCCTAGTTCGCAAAATGTGTCGTCGTTGTTACAAACCCTATTAACAGACCGCACGCATATTTGTTTAGTGGTTGATGAGTATGGCGACGTACAAGGGATTGTCACTCTTGAGGACATGATTGAAGCGCTAATGGGGTTAGAAATTGTAGATGAGCGTGATCAGTCCACTAATATGCGTGCAGTTGCGAAGCAGCGTTGGCATAAACGTTTGGCAAATAGTAAAAACCTAGTTACTGAAGAGGATAAACACCCTCGAGAAGACAACTAA
- a CDS encoding EAL domain-containing protein, with product MKKVVPNILVVDDSKAILIVMEAILAELDMSETITTCLSATKALEKVKRDINYYDAIFTDLNMPEMDGMELIRHLGELNYQGAIIIISEMEHKVISLAANLAKQHNAHLIGNISKPVQLTQVGALLNKVAYLNSHTLIKEPAISKAELISALKNDEITPFYQPKICINTSKIKSAEVLARIVSNTDGSIILPARFISLAEQHDLINQITFALFKKATSDFENIKEQLGQNLKLAFNLSPMQLNDLSCPNKLLLILKLNQLKPSDIIIEITEQHALSSLSQLETLNRLRMHGFGLSLDDFGVGFTSMSQLKNLPFTEIKIDRTLISNIETDQFSQVVVSSLIDITNQEHLELVAEGVERPEELDYLRHYKTRLAIQGFLFSRPKSKSEFIDWAQYWIKVTGNTINYKPPS from the coding sequence GTGAAAAAAGTAGTGCCTAATATTCTGGTCGTTGATGACTCAAAAGCTATTTTAATTGTAATGGAAGCAATCCTCGCTGAGTTAGATATGTCGGAAACCATAACCACTTGCCTAAGTGCTACAAAAGCGCTAGAAAAAGTTAAACGTGACATAAACTATTATGATGCTATTTTTACCGATTTAAACATGCCTGAAATGGATGGCATGGAATTAATACGCCATTTAGGAGAGCTAAATTACCAAGGCGCTATTATTATTATTTCTGAAATGGAACATAAGGTAATTAGCTTAGCTGCCAACTTAGCCAAACAGCATAATGCCCACCTTATCGGTAATATTTCTAAGCCCGTACAATTAACCCAAGTAGGCGCTTTATTAAATAAAGTTGCCTATTTAAATAGCCACACTTTAATAAAAGAACCTGCTATTTCAAAAGCAGAGCTTATTAGCGCATTAAAAAATGATGAAATAACGCCGTTTTATCAACCCAAAATATGTATTAATACCAGTAAAATAAAAAGTGCTGAAGTATTGGCGCGTATTGTGTCAAATACCGACGGCAGTATAATTTTACCAGCTCGCTTTATTAGCCTTGCTGAGCAACATGATCTAATTAATCAAATTACATTTGCGCTTTTTAAAAAAGCCACCAGTGATTTCGAAAATATAAAAGAGCAGCTAGGACAAAATTTAAAACTGGCATTTAACTTATCTCCCATGCAGTTAAACGATCTTAGCTGCCCGAATAAGCTATTACTTATATTAAAACTTAACCAGCTTAAACCTAGTGATATTATTATTGAGATAACCGAACAACATGCACTTTCAAGCCTAAGCCAATTAGAAACATTAAACCGCTTAAGAATGCATGGTTTTGGCTTATCACTTGACGATTTTGGCGTTGGCTTTACTAGCATGAGCCAACTTAAAAACTTGCCCTTTACCGAAATAAAAATAGACCGCACACTTATTAGTAATATAGAAACAGATCAGTTTTCTCAAGTTGTTGTAAGCTCCCTCATAGATATTACCAATCAAGAGCATTTAGAACTAGTAGCAGAAGGGGTTGAACGACCTGAAGAGCTTGACTATTTAAGGCATTACAAAACTCGCTTAGCAATACAGGGATTTTTATTTAGTCGTCCTAAATCTAAGAGTGAATTTATAGACTGGGCACAATATTGGATTAAAGTGACAGGAAATACCATTAACTATAAACCCCCAAGCTAA
- a CDS encoding metalloprotease, translating into MIRIELKLADQPFTLMVSGQKIVQIFHSQQAITFDNPRDNYYQFTFDNKLIGIDSALVNEQSISLFVNDEFATQLALPAATGGETKKGWLGLAALGFKLFKSAKVIKIVLAGASVAGYAWLFSIEFALMLIACLVVHEYGHVRAMQYFGIKTKGIYLIPFVGGLAVSDDKITTRWQDVVISLMGPAFGLITSVLSLVLYYATEMEIFAGVAVLSALLNLFNLLPILPLDGGHVLKSISFSMRSWVGLSVCLLGVLFGLWLSYTFGLMLLVFFLFIGALEIVFEWRGRHTSHLMPLDKYGQGFSAVMYALVVAGHVAVMMHFADSENPILSLPMKILSS; encoded by the coding sequence ATGATAAGAATAGAACTTAAGTTAGCCGATCAGCCCTTTACACTTATGGTTTCTGGGCAAAAAATTGTGCAGATATTTCATAGTCAACAAGCAATTACTTTTGATAACCCCCGCGACAACTATTATCAATTTACTTTTGATAACAAACTAATAGGTATTGATAGCGCATTGGTTAATGAGCAGAGTATTTCGTTGTTTGTAAACGATGAGTTTGCTACGCAACTTGCTTTACCTGCAGCTACTGGCGGTGAAACTAAAAAAGGCTGGCTAGGATTGGCCGCCCTTGGTTTTAAGCTATTTAAAAGTGCCAAAGTAATTAAGATAGTGTTAGCGGGAGCGTCAGTTGCCGGTTATGCCTGGTTATTCAGTATTGAGTTTGCACTTATGCTTATTGCTTGCTTAGTGGTACATGAATACGGGCATGTGCGTGCTATGCAATATTTTGGCATTAAAACCAAAGGCATTTATTTAATTCCGTTTGTAGGCGGGCTTGCAGTAAGTGATGATAAAATTACCACTCGCTGGCAAGATGTAGTGATTTCTTTAATGGGCCCCGCGTTTGGGCTTATAACGTCAGTATTAAGTTTAGTGTTGTACTACGCTACCGAAATGGAAATATTTGCCGGTGTTGCTGTGCTTAGCGCTTTACTTAACTTATTTAACTTACTGCCTATTTTACCGCTTGATGGTGGCCATGTATTAAAAAGTATTAGCTTTTCTATGCGCTCATGGGTCGGTTTAAGTGTGTGTTTATTGGGAGTACTGTTTGGTTTATGGCTAAGTTACACCTTCGGCTTAATGTTGTTGGTGTTCTTTTTGTTTATTGGTGCGCTGGAAATTGTATTTGAATGGCGCGGCAGACACACTTCACATTTAATGCCACTTGATAAGTATGGCCAAGGTTTTTCAGCGGTGATGTATGCGCTGGTGGTTGCCGGGCATGTAGCTGTAATGATGCATTTTGCCGATTCTGAAAACCCCATTTTAAGCTTACCAATGAAAATATTATCGAGCTAA